One window of the Glycocaulis alkaliphilus genome contains the following:
- a CDS encoding cob(I)yrinic acid a,c-diamide adenosyltransferase, with protein MVRLTKIYTRTGDKGTTRLGDMSEAAKHDPRVEAYGTVDEANASIGLAIAALEDGALKDTLLRIQNELFDLGADLCVPDRGQKLEWEPLRVTPQQATRLETDIDTFNAKLSPLESFILPGGTEAAARLHLARTIARRAERRAVELKDLGEPVSDAVIIYLNRLSDFLFVAARIANDEGRADVLWVPGKTR; from the coding sequence ATGGTCCGCCTGACAAAAATTTACACCCGCACCGGCGACAAGGGCACGACCCGGCTCGGCGATATGAGCGAGGCGGCAAAGCACGATCCGCGCGTGGAGGCCTATGGCACGGTCGATGAAGCCAATGCGTCGATAGGTCTTGCCATAGCCGCGCTGGAGGACGGCGCGCTGAAAGACACGCTTTTGCGCATACAGAACGAGCTTTTTGATCTCGGCGCGGATCTGTGCGTGCCGGACAGGGGGCAAAAGCTGGAATGGGAGCCTTTGCGCGTCACGCCGCAGCAGGCCACCCGGCTTGAAACGGACATTGATACGTTCAACGCGAAGCTCTCACCGCTGGAGAGCTTCATACTGCCGGGCGGCACCGAAGCCGCTGCCCGCCTGCATCTGGCCCGCACCATAGCCCGCCGCGCCGAACGCAGGGCCGTGGAGCTGAAAGACCTTGGCGAACCGGTCAGCGATGCGGTGATCATCTATCTCAATCGCCTGTCTGACTTCCTGTTCGTGGCCGCCCGCATCGCCAATGATGAGGGCCGCGCCGACGTGCTCTGGGTGCCGGGAAAGACTCGGTAG
- a CDS encoding YceI family protein, which yields MKTVFAAASLAAFLTAPMMGATAFAEPVAYEFDRTHTAIRATWDHLGMSRQSIYFTDYEGVLLLDLEEPENSTVDVTFNLDGGFWVGADQEGFEAHLNSDDLFNTAEYPTARFVGTSFETEDGQTGVMTGDLTLLGETRPVSLNVTLNFSGPHPMNERQTAGFSASGTIVRSEWGLGYAAPFVSDEIELSIETELSVADE from the coding sequence ATGAAAACCGTATTTGCTGCTGCCTCGCTGGCGGCCTTCCTTACCGCGCCGATGATGGGCGCCACCGCCTTTGCCGAGCCGGTCGCCTACGAGTTCGACCGCACCCATACCGCCATCCGCGCGACCTGGGACCATCTGGGCATGTCGCGCCAGTCGATCTACTTCACCGACTATGAAGGCGTGCTGCTGCTTGATCTTGAAGAGCCGGAAAACTCCACCGTCGACGTGACATTCAATCTTGATGGCGGTTTCTGGGTCGGCGCCGATCAGGAAGGGTTCGAGGCTCACCTGAATTCGGATGATCTGTTCAACACGGCCGAATATCCGACCGCCCGCTTTGTCGGCACGAGCTTTGAAACAGAAGATGGCCAGACCGGCGTCATGACCGGCGACCTGACCCTGCTGGGCGAAACCCGTCCTGTATCGCTGAACGTCACGCTGAACTTTTCCGGCCCGCACCCGATGAACGAGCGCCAGACGGCCGGTTTTTCCGCCTCGGGCACTATTGTCCGCTCCGAATGGGGCCTGGGCTATGCCGCCCCGTTCGTGTCTGACGAGATCGAATTGTCGATCGAGACCGAGCTTAGCGTCGCGGACGAATAG
- a CDS encoding DMT family transporter, which translates to MTEPADGTASTTGTDLPAASMLAGTLAVLAGACVIGFAAILVKASDLGPQATAFWRLTLALPALALWLALHRHGKDTPPGRPDMRLMALAGIFFALDLAFWHVGIKITTAANATLLANLTPILVALFSWLIFRETVTRSFILVCAVMLSGAALLAGGNLTIDPDRLTGDVFSILTAFWYAAYLLTVRKARDGASAPRVIFLSTLIAAPISLALALAFGETLLPAGWEGWVPLILLGVVVHAGGQGAIIFGLGRIPAPLAALLLLVQPIVAAAAGWMLFDEALSAIQLLGAAIILAGLYIAQRKSPAPPPSVPRDP; encoded by the coding sequence ATGACTGAACCAGCAGACGGCACAGCCTCCACAACCGGCACGGACCTGCCCGCAGCCAGCATGCTGGCTGGCACGCTTGCGGTCCTCGCTGGCGCGTGCGTCATCGGGTTCGCAGCCATTCTGGTCAAGGCATCCGATCTCGGACCGCAGGCCACCGCCTTCTGGCGCCTGACGCTGGCCCTGCCCGCCCTGGCGCTCTGGCTGGCACTCCACCGGCACGGCAAAGACACACCGCCGGGACGCCCCGACATGCGGCTCATGGCGCTGGCAGGCATATTCTTCGCTCTGGACCTCGCCTTCTGGCATGTGGGCATCAAGATCACGACGGCGGCCAATGCGACCCTGCTGGCCAATCTGACGCCTATACTCGTGGCGCTGTTTTCGTGGCTGATATTCCGCGAGACGGTGACGCGCAGCTTCATACTGGTCTGCGCGGTCATGCTCAGCGGCGCCGCGCTGCTGGCAGGGGGCAATCTGACAATCGACCCGGACCGGCTGACCGGCGATGTCTTCAGCATCCTGACGGCGTTCTGGTACGCCGCTTACCTTCTGACCGTGCGCAAGGCGCGCGATGGCGCAAGCGCGCCGCGTGTCATCTTCCTGTCGACCCTGATCGCCGCGCCCATATCGCTCGCGCTTGCGCTGGCGTTCGGCGAAACCCTGCTACCGGCGGGCTGGGAGGGATGGGTACCGCTCATTCTGCTGGGCGTGGTGGTCCATGCCGGGGGGCAGGGCGCCATCATCTTCGGACTTGGACGTATTCCCGCGCCGCTGGCAGCCCTGCTCCTGCTGGTCCAGCCCATAGTGGCCGCAGCGGCCGGATGGATGCTGTTCGATGAGGCGCTAAGCGCGATCCAGCTTCTCGGCGCGGCCATAATTCTTGCGGGGCTTTACATCGCCCAGCGAAAATCACCCGCCCCGCCGCCTAGTGTGCCGCGAGACCCTTAA
- a CDS encoding alpha/beta hydrolase, translated as MILLDGPRIPARSGQTKKLVILFHGYGSNGADLAGLAQHWAPDFPDTAWVAPDAPEPVPGAPGGYQWFPISRLDPAAMASGVRMAGPVADQFIASELRRHNLTHADLALVGFSQGTMLALHLGLRQPSAIGGILGYSGALAGGESLKEDMVSKPPVMLIHGDRDDVLPVGFSLLAAQQLAAAGHGAEFHISQGLPHSIGPDGLELGGRFLKAALSGRYRSALAA; from the coding sequence ATGATCCTGCTTGATGGTCCGCGCATTCCGGCGCGTTCAGGACAGACGAAAAAGCTTGTCATCCTGTTTCACGGCTATGGCTCCAACGGTGCCGATCTGGCAGGGCTTGCCCAGCACTGGGCGCCTGACTTTCCTGATACCGCCTGGGTGGCGCCCGATGCGCCGGAGCCGGTGCCGGGCGCCCCGGGGGGCTATCAATGGTTTCCCATCTCCAGGCTTGATCCGGCAGCCATGGCCTCAGGCGTACGCATGGCAGGCCCGGTTGCCGACCAGTTCATCGCCTCCGAACTGCGCCGCCATAACCTCACCCACGCAGACTTGGCCCTTGTAGGTTTTAGTCAGGGGACGATGCTGGCCCTCCATCTGGGCTTGCGCCAGCCTTCGGCCATTGGCGGCATACTCGGCTATTCCGGCGCGCTGGCGGGCGGTGAGAGCCTGAAAGAGGACATGGTATCCAAGCCGCCTGTCATGCTGATCCATGGTGATCGCGATGATGTGCTGCCTGTCGGTTTCTCGCTGCTGGCCGCCCAGCAGCTGGCCGCAGCTGGCCATGGCGCGGAGTTTCATATCAGCCAGGGCCTGCCGCACTCCATTGGCCCGGACGGGCTGGAGCTTGGTGGCCGCTTCCTCAAGGCAGCGCTTTCGGGCAGATACCGTTCCGCGCTTGCCGCCTGA
- a CDS encoding TlpA family protein disulfide reductase, with product MIERLAAFFKARGLASAIIAAAILGIAGVLYVISTALVSSTPGPLDSYARGAMSSFISVSEPPPQPLGRIITGEGEEITLADRRGKLVLVNFWATWCAPCVVEMPELDALQARLGSDDFEVMAISMDRTMDEARRFYEENALEHLALYHDPALRLAMAAGSRGLPTTILYDRHGGEIGRLTGEAAWASDDAIALIEAALERY from the coding sequence ATGATTGAACGTTTGGCGGCTTTTTTCAAAGCCCGGGGCCTTGCTAGCGCGATTATCGCAGCGGCGATACTCGGCATTGCCGGGGTTCTATACGTGATTTCCACCGCGCTTGTCAGTTCCACACCCGGTCCGCTTGACAGCTATGCGCGCGGCGCGATGAGCAGCTTCATCTCGGTAAGCGAGCCGCCGCCCCAGCCACTGGGGCGCATCATTACGGGCGAGGGCGAGGAGATCACGCTGGCAGACCGGCGCGGCAAGCTGGTGCTGGTCAATTTCTGGGCCACCTGGTGCGCGCCTTGCGTGGTCGAAATGCCCGAGCTTGACGCGCTGCAGGCAAGGCTTGGCTCTGATGATTTCGAGGTCATGGCGATCTCCATGGACCGCACCATGGATGAGGCCCGCCGCTTCTATGAAGAAAACGCTCTGGAGCATCTGGCGCTCTATCACGATCCCGCGCTTCGCCTTGCCATGGCAGCAGGCTCACGCGGCCTGCCTACGACCATTCTTTATGACCGTCATGGCGGCGAGATTGGCCGCCTGACGGGCGAAGCGGCCTGGGCGAGCGATGACGCTATTGCCCTCATCGAGGCGGCGCTGGAGCGGTATTAG
- the gluQRS gene encoding tRNA glutamyl-Q(34) synthetase GluQRS: MTGLVTRFAPSPTGGLHLGHAYAALCAYGAAKAAGGRFLLRIEDIDTARCKPAFEAAIFEDLEWLGLEWESPVRRQSEHLDDYARALERLIADGLAYRCFRTRKEVMAEIASAPHLAAHGPEGPAFTGTPLPPSREKRLLEDGRPYAWRLSMKACAEKLGDGFNTLVWREESLGPPHAQRSVPARPELFGDVVIARKDAGTSYHLAAIHDDALQGITHVIRGVDLRPAAGLHRLLQTLLGYHEPVYRHHGLLTGPDGKRYAKRDQSMTLRHLRETGYEAADIRTLIETHLERGDVVKGPGADD, translated from the coding sequence ATGACCGGCCTCGTCACCCGATTTGCGCCCTCCCCCACAGGCGGCCTGCATCTGGGCCACGCCTATGCGGCGCTGTGCGCCTATGGGGCCGCGAAAGCCGCGGGCGGACGCTTCCTGCTGCGTATCGAGGATATAGACACCGCGCGCTGCAAGCCGGCGTTCGAGGCGGCAATTTTTGAAGACCTTGAATGGCTGGGTCTGGAGTGGGAAAGCCCCGTCCGCCGCCAGAGCGAGCATCTGGACGATTATGCCCGTGCCCTTGAGCGCCTGATCGCGGACGGCCTAGCCTATCGCTGCTTCCGGACCCGCAAGGAGGTGATGGCCGAGATAGCCAGCGCGCCGCACCTTGCTGCACATGGCCCTGAAGGCCCGGCCTTCACCGGCACCCCTCTGCCACCCTCGCGGGAGAAGCGCCTGCTTGAGGACGGACGGCCCTATGCCTGGCGCCTGTCCATGAAGGCGTGCGCGGAAAAGCTGGGGGACGGGTTCAACACGCTAGTCTGGCGCGAGGAAAGCCTTGGTCCGCCGCATGCGCAACGCAGCGTGCCTGCCAGGCCCGAGCTGTTCGGTGATGTCGTGATTGCGCGCAAGGATGCAGGTACCAGCTATCATCTGGCCGCCATCCACGATGATGCGCTGCAAGGCATCACCCATGTGATACGCGGGGTGGATCTGCGCCCCGCCGCCGGCCTGCACCGGCTCTTGCAGACACTCCTGGGCTATCACGAACCCGTCTACCGCCATCATGGCCTGCTGACCGGGCCGGACGGCAAGCGCTACGCCAAGCGCGACCAGTCCATGACGCTTCGCCATTTGCGCGAAACCGGGTACGAGGCTGCTGATATACGCACGCTCATCGAGACCCATCTGGAACGCGGCGATGTCGTCAAGGGACCGGGCGCTGATGACTGA
- a CDS encoding electron transfer flavoprotein subunit beta/FixA family protein produces the protein MKILVPVKRVVDYNVKVRVKPDQTGVDLANVKMSMNPFCEIAVEEAIRMKEKGLAEEIIVVSIGPAGAQETIRTALAMGADRGIHVTTDETVEPLAVAKILAKIAGEESPQLIILGKQAIDDDANATGQMLAALLGWPQGTFASKVEKDGDTLKVTREIDGGLQTVSFGLPAIVTTDLRLNEPRYASLPNIMKAKRKPIDAKTPEDYGVDLTPRLSVVKVSEPPKRQGGVKVESVAELVSKLKNEAGVL, from the coding sequence ATGAAAATCCTCGTCCCCGTCAAGCGGGTGGTCGACTATAACGTGAAGGTCCGGGTGAAACCCGACCAGACCGGCGTCGACCTTGCCAACGTGAAAATGTCCATGAACCCGTTCTGCGAGATCGCCGTCGAAGAGGCGATCCGCATGAAGGAAAAGGGTCTGGCCGAAGAGATCATCGTGGTCTCCATCGGCCCGGCAGGCGCGCAGGAAACCATCCGCACCGCCCTTGCCATGGGCGCTGACCGGGGCATTCACGTGACCACGGACGAGACGGTGGAGCCGCTGGCGGTGGCGAAAATCCTCGCCAAGATCGCCGGCGAGGAAAGCCCGCAGCTCATCATTCTCGGCAAACAGGCCATTGATGACGATGCCAATGCGACCGGCCAGATGCTGGCCGCGCTGCTCGGCTGGCCGCAAGGCACGTTTGCCTCCAAGGTGGAGAAAGACGGCGACACGCTCAAAGTCACCCGCGAGATTGATGGCGGCCTGCAGACCGTGTCCTTCGGCCTGCCCGCCATCGTGACCACCGATCTGCGCCTCAATGAGCCGCGCTATGCCTCGCTGCCGAACATCATGAAGGCCAAGCGCAAGCCGATCGATGCCAAGACGCCGGAAGACTATGGCGTTGACCTCACCCCGCGCCTGTCGGTGGTGAAGGTCTCCGAGCCGCCCAAGCGCCAGGGCGGCGTGAAGGTGGAATCGGTCGCCGAGCTGGTTTCAAAGCTGAAGAACGAAGCAGGAGTGCTGTAA
- a CDS encoding twin transmembrane helix small protein: MSGFLDILLYILMGVVFVILCVGIYSLVRGGDFGRSWSNRLMRARVLFQFLAVLVIVAGFWAKGAFGS; encoded by the coding sequence ATGAGCGGATTTCTCGACATACTACTCTACATTCTCATGGGCGTGGTTTTCGTCATTTTGTGCGTGGGCATCTACTCGCTTGTACGCGGCGGAGATTTTGGCCGGTCCTGGTCAAACAGGCTGATGCGCGCGCGCGTCCTTTTCCAGTTTCTCGCGGTGCTGGTCATCGTTGCGGGATTCTGGGCGAAGGGCGCGTTTGGCAGCTAG
- a CDS encoding electron transfer flavoprotein subunit alpha/FixB family protein: MATLVIAEHDNKSLNEATRAAVTAAKKIGGDIHILVAGQGAKSVADEAAKVEGVAKVMLAESDALGHKLAEALESLVLSVADGHDAILAPASTVGKNFMPRVAAKLDVMLISDITSVESADTFIRPIYAGNALMTVKSNDKVKVITVRPTTFEKAGDGGSASVETVSAPDAAAKSAFVSEELSKSDRPELGAAKIVISGGRGMGNGENFAILEKVADKLGAAVGASRAAVDAGFVPNDYQVGQTGKVVAPQLYIAVGISGAIQHLAGMKDSKVIVAINKDEEAPIFSVADYGLVADLFKAVPEFEEELAKIGY; the protein is encoded by the coding sequence ATGGCCACGCTCGTTATTGCTGAACACGACAACAAATCGCTCAACGAAGCCACGCGCGCAGCCGTGACGGCCGCGAAGAAAATCGGCGGAGACATTCACATTCTGGTCGCTGGTCAGGGCGCGAAAAGCGTTGCTGACGAAGCCGCCAAGGTGGAGGGCGTTGCCAAGGTGATGCTGGCGGAGTCCGACGCGCTGGGCCACAAGCTGGCCGAGGCGCTGGAAAGCCTCGTCCTGTCGGTGGCCGATGGCCATGATGCGATCCTCGCCCCGGCCTCGACCGTGGGCAAGAATTTCATGCCCCGCGTGGCGGCCAAGCTCGACGTGATGCTCATCTCCGACATTACATCGGTTGAAAGCGCGGACACGTTCATCCGTCCGATCTATGCCGGCAACGCGCTGATGACGGTGAAGTCGAACGACAAGGTGAAAGTCATCACCGTGCGCCCGACCACGTTTGAAAAGGCCGGCGATGGCGGCTCTGCCAGCGTGGAGACGGTGTCCGCTCCCGACGCGGCCGCCAAATCCGCCTTTGTCTCCGAAGAGCTTTCCAAGTCCGACCGTCCGGAGCTGGGCGCTGCCAAGATCGTCATCTCCGGCGGGCGCGGCATGGGCAATGGCGAGAATTTCGCCATCCTGGAAAAGGTCGCCGACAAGCTGGGCGCCGCCGTTGGCGCCAGCCGCGCTGCGGTCGATGCGGGCTTTGTGCCGAACGACTATCAGGTCGGCCAGACCGGCAAGGTCGTCGCCCCGCAGCTCTACATCGCCGTCGGCATTTCCGGCGCGATCCAGCACCTGGCGGGCATGAAGGATTCCAAGGTGATCGTCGCGATCAACAAGGATGAGGAAGCCCCGATCTTCTCCGTGGCCGATTACGGCCTCGTCGCGGACCTGTTCAAGGCCGTGCCGGAGTTTGAAGAAGAGCTGGCCAAGATCGGCTACTAG
- a CDS encoding serine hydrolase domain-containing protein, which produces MLTLIASALALALASPGVDEAAEALLDDSGAPGAVVAVLNNDGVHIGVAGMRIHRRDAPVEADDLWHMGSNTKAMTATLVARLVEQGVVRWEMTVGEVLGSLYLDIHDDLAGADFSALLMHRSGLAANAGPITAIRLGGTDSSRDAPADRLIYASAVLASTGGPVGDFLYSNAGYVIAALMLEQLTGETYETLMEREVFGPLGMDSAGWGPPGIRDAADQPRGHRPGIFGFSAIEPGASADNPPALNPAGRAHMTMADLLRFLDIHRRGASGEETGYLSVESFERLHTPEGNYAMGWGVRDDGSLSHSGSNTMWLVTMRVDAARGVTAAAGVNDGRLGSVAGPVSAALDAVMAVPD; this is translated from the coding sequence ATGCTTACTCTGATTGCTTCAGCCCTTGCACTGGCACTGGCCTCGCCCGGTGTTGATGAGGCTGCAGAGGCTCTGCTGGACGATTCCGGTGCGCCGGGCGCTGTCGTGGCGGTTCTGAATAATGACGGTGTTCATATCGGTGTTGCCGGGATGCGCATTCACCGGCGGGACGCGCCGGTGGAGGCGGACGATCTCTGGCATATGGGCTCCAACACCAAGGCGATGACGGCCACGCTTGTGGCCCGCCTCGTCGAACAGGGCGTGGTACGCTGGGAGATGACGGTTGGCGAAGTGCTCGGCAGTCTCTATCTCGATATTCATGACGATCTGGCCGGAGCTGACTTTTCAGCCCTGCTGATGCACCGCTCCGGCCTCGCTGCCAATGCCGGTCCGATTACGGCGATCCGGCTCGGCGGAACCGATTCCAGCCGCGACGCGCCAGCAGACCGCCTGATTTATGCCAGTGCGGTACTGGCCTCTACCGGCGGGCCGGTGGGCGATTTTCTCTACTCCAACGCTGGCTATGTCATTGCTGCGCTGATGCTCGAACAGCTGACGGGTGAAACCTATGAAACGCTTATGGAGCGCGAGGTGTTCGGCCCTCTTGGCATGGACAGCGCAGGCTGGGGGCCTCCCGGCATTCGCGATGCGGCCGACCAGCCGCGCGGTCACCGGCCTGGTATCTTCGGCTTTTCCGCCATTGAGCCGGGTGCCAGCGCCGATAACCCGCCAGCCCTGAATCCCGCAGGGCGTGCCCATATGACGATGGCGGACCTTCTGCGTTTTCTCGACATTCACCGGCGCGGGGCGTCAGGTGAGGAGACGGGTTATCTGTCAGTGGAGAGCTTTGAGCGCCTGCATACACCCGAAGGCAATTACGCCATGGGCTGGGGTGTGCGCGATGACGGTTCGCTCAGCCATTCGGGCTCGAACACCATGTGGCTCGTGACGATGCGGGTAGATGCCGCGCGGGGTGTCACGGCCGCCGCCGGGGTCAATGATGGACGGCTGGGTTCCGTAGCCGGGCCTGTCAGCGCCGCGCTCGATGCCGTGATGGCAGTACCGGACTAG
- the argH gene encoding argininosuccinate lyase, whose amino-acid sequence MSTSDTPSNRPGSGTDMWGGRFSGGPSAILQAINASVDVDQRLAEQDIDGSLAHAAMLAACGIISREDARDISAGLEAIRADIRAGSFTWSAALEDVHMNIEAALKERIGAPAGRLHTARSRNDQVATDFRLWLRETCARMEDGLRAYQRALVAQAAAHADWVMPGFTHLQTAQPVSLGHHLLCWVEAAERDIGRFSDARARLNESPLGAAALAGTAFPIDRDMTAKTLGFDRPMANSLDAVSSRDFALEALSAATIAVVNLSRFAEEIVLWTSRRFGFAKLTDAFSTGSSIMPQKRNPDAAELVRAKPGRISGALQGLIIVCKGLPLAYSKDLQEDKALVFTAFDDLELAIAAMTGMAADLSFNREAMEEAAGEAYSDATDLADYVVRELGLPFRDAHHIAGSVVKEAEARGVSLSELPLEVFQAIEPRVDEAVFNVLTARASMESRTSYGGTAPVRVREQCALWAERLAQE is encoded by the coding sequence ATGAGCACGTCTGATACCCCCAGCAACCGGCCCGGATCTGGCACCGATATGTGGGGCGGGCGCTTCTCTGGCGGTCCGTCGGCCATACTGCAAGCCATCAACGCCTCAGTGGATGTCGATCAGCGCCTTGCAGAGCAGGATATTGACGGGAGCCTGGCCCACGCCGCGATGTTGGCCGCATGCGGGATAATTTCAAGGGAGGACGCCCGCGACATCTCCGCCGGGCTGGAAGCCATCCGCGCCGACATACGCGCTGGAAGCTTCACATGGTCGGCGGCGCTCGAAGACGTGCATATGAATATTGAAGCCGCACTGAAGGAGCGTATCGGCGCGCCTGCGGGCCGGCTGCACACTGCACGCTCGCGCAATGACCAGGTGGCGACCGATTTCCGTCTCTGGCTGCGCGAGACCTGCGCGCGCATGGAGGATGGGCTTCGCGCCTATCAGCGCGCACTGGTGGCACAGGCGGCGGCCCATGCTGACTGGGTGATGCCGGGCTTTACCCATCTGCAGACCGCCCAGCCGGTGAGCCTTGGCCATCACCTTTTGTGCTGGGTGGAGGCTGCCGAGCGCGATATTGGCCGGTTTTCCGATGCCCGTGCGCGTCTCAATGAAAGCCCGCTTGGCGCAGCGGCGCTGGCTGGCACGGCCTTCCCCATCGACCGGGATATGACGGCAAAGACGCTGGGATTTGACCGGCCCATGGCCAATTCGCTTGATGCCGTGTCCTCGCGCGATTTCGCACTGGAAGCCTTGAGCGCGGCCACGATTGCTGTGGTCAATCTCTCCCGTTTTGCCGAAGAGATTGTGCTGTGGACCTCACGCCGTTTCGGCTTTGCAAAGCTCACCGACGCCTTCTCGACAGGCTCGTCCATCATGCCGCAAAAGCGCAATCCCGATGCGGCCGAGCTGGTACGCGCCAAGCCGGGGCGGATTTCCGGCGCGCTGCAGGGCCTCATCATCGTGTGCAAGGGCCTGCCGCTGGCCTATTCCAAGGATTTGCAGGAAGACAAGGCGCTGGTTTTCACCGCCTTTGATGATCTGGAACTGGCCATCGCGGCGATGACCGGCATGGCCGCAGACCTGTCTTTCAACCGCGAGGCAATGGAAGAGGCGGCAGGCGAGGCCTATTCGGATGCGACCGATCTGGCCGACTATGTGGTGCGCGAGCTGGGCCTGCCCTTCCGCGATGCCCACCACATTGCAGGCAGTGTGGTGAAAGAAGCCGAGGCGCGCGGTGTTTCACTGTCCGAACTGCCGCTTGAGGTCTTCCAGGCCATCGAGCCGCGCGTTGACGAGGCGGTTTTCAACGTGCTCACTGCCCGGGCATCGATGGAAAGCCGGACCAGCTATGGCGGCACCGCGCCGGTACGCGTACGCGAACAATGCGCGCTTTGGGCCGAGCGGCTGGCACAGGAGTGA
- a CDS encoding DDE-type integrase/transposase/recombinase translates to MELRLHANARTTPATRRYIQTCGKPVAVLSAELGVSETTIRRWRARSEVADRPHVPHTLKTSMSGVEEALAVELRCHVGLSLDDALEVMRRCVKPDLSRAALHRCWRRHGISARPVQARARTGVFETGQPAGFIHVDVKHLTRLNRQPAYAFIAIDRATRFVHLDIFNTRSAANAAAFFERFLESFPLKVHTVLSDNGSEFTDRFAVDKKGKPEDRPSGTHAFDRVCAAHGVKHRLTRPFRPQTNGMAERFNRRLQEHLDAHPPNGRNQGRNCFDTHEQRNAYIRNFVQNYNRTRLRCLGYQSPLEILNNLTEHNTQVGVQRSKGECSRLPALGSRLRGKDEWET, encoded by the coding sequence ATGGAGTTGCGTCTTCATGCCAATGCCCGCACGACGCCGGCGACACGGCGTTACATCCAGACCTGTGGCAAGCCGGTTGCTGTGCTGTCGGCCGAGCTGGGGGTGTCAGAGACTACGATAAGACGCTGGCGGGCGCGCAGCGAAGTGGCTGACCGCCCGCATGTGCCCCATACGCTGAAGACCTCTATGAGCGGCGTGGAGGAAGCGCTGGCTGTCGAGCTGCGCTGTCATGTGGGCCTGTCGCTGGATGATGCGCTGGAGGTGATGCGGCGCTGTGTGAAGCCGGACCTGTCACGCGCGGCCCTGCACCGCTGCTGGCGCCGTCATGGCATCTCGGCCCGGCCCGTGCAGGCGCGTGCGCGCACCGGCGTGTTCGAGACCGGCCAGCCCGCCGGGTTCATCCATGTCGATGTGAAGCACCTGACACGCCTGAACCGGCAGCCCGCCTATGCCTTCATCGCCATCGACCGGGCCACGCGCTTCGTCCATCTGGACATCTTCAACACGCGCAGCGCAGCCAACGCCGCCGCCTTCTTCGAGCGCTTCCTGGAAAGCTTCCCGCTGAAGGTCCACACCGTCCTGTCCGATAACGGATCAGAGTTCACAGACCGGTTCGCCGTCGACAAGAAGGGCAAGCCCGAAGACCGTCCCAGCGGTACCCATGCCTTCGACCGGGTCTGCGCCGCCCACGGTGTCAAACACCGGCTCACACGCCCCTTCCGTCCGCAGACCAACGGTATGGCAGAACGCTTCAACCGCCGCCTGCAGGAACATCTCGACGCCCACCCGCCAAACGGACGCAATCAGGGCCGCAACTGCTTCGACACGCACGAGCAGCGCAACGCCTATATCCGAAACTTCGTCCAAAACTATAACCGCACACGCCTGCGATGCCTCGGCTATCAAAGCCCGCTCGAAATCCTCAACAATCTCACGGAACACAACACGCAGGTGGGGGTCCAGAGATCGAAGGGCGAATGCAGTCGCCTACCAGCTCTGGGTTCCCGCCTGCGCGGGAAGGACGAATGGGAAACGTGA
- a CDS encoding TetR/AcrR family transcriptional regulator has product MRDESRRRLTRRDARKQETHHQVIQAARRVFLDEGYERATIKTIADAAGVSAGTVLNVAPTKSALLVVILGEEYEAIRDSVDRLEAALSGNLLDRLSALVQVIMEAQLRHEELFAAAIAHTWLWTGDSYTEAAAQMSQAWGAVERLLAKGVEKGELRRDLAPADAARLIEDCYTGIVRRARGEQLDRSAASALMRSRLELVIKGLAAH; this is encoded by the coding sequence ATGCGTGACGAATCCCGACGGCGGTTAACCCGCCGCGATGCCCGTAAGCAGGAAACACATCATCAGGTAATCCAGGCAGCGCGCCGGGTTTTCCTTGATGAGGGCTATGAGCGCGCCACGATCAAGACGATCGCGGACGCGGCGGGCGTCTCCGCCGGCACGGTGTTGAATGTTGCGCCCACCAAGAGCGCGCTGCTCGTTGTGATACTGGGCGAAGAGTATGAGGCAATCCGTGATTCGGTGGACCGGCTGGAAGCGGCCCTGTCGGGTAATCTGCTCGACCGGCTGAGCGCGCTTGTGCAGGTCATCATGGAAGCGCAGCTACGCCACGAAGAGTTGTTTGCCGCTGCCATAGCGCACACCTGGCTGTGGACAGGAGACAGCTATACCGAAGCGGCCGCGCAGATGTCGCAGGCCTGGGGCGCCGTTGAGCGCCTGCTGGCCAAGGGTGTCGAAAAAGGCGAGCTGCGCCGCGATCTGGCTCCTGCCGATGCAGCCCGTCTGATCGAGGATTGCTATACCGGGATTGTCCGGCGCGCCCGCGGCGAACAGCTCGACCGCTCGGCGGCATCTGCCCTGATGCGAAGCCGTCTGGAGCTCGTCATTAAGGGTCTCGCGGCACACTAG